A window of the Pseudomonadales bacterium genome harbors these coding sequences:
- a CDS encoding RNA-binding transcriptional accessory protein: MKNITQRIANELQVKEQQVHAAISLLDEGSTVPFISRYRKEVTGGLDDSQLRTLEERLGYLRELENRRDTILKSIEEQGKLTPELSKAIVDADTKTRLEDLYLPYKPKRRTKGQIAIEAGIEPLADALFNNPELDPKIEALAYINTDTAFKDSFKDEKGVLDGAKYILMERFVEQADLLQAIRQRLADEGCIYAKVFEGKENEGAKFRDYFDHSSTIKDIPSHRALALFRGAKEGILQLKLDLPHDEELLHPCEVLIAEHSGIENKNRAADPWLAEVVRWTWRIKLQLSMENDLFSDVRSRAEDAAIDVFAKNLKDLLLAAPAGQRTTIGLDPGIRTGVKVAVVDGTGMYLDSTAIYPHAPKNQWDQSIATLATLTKKYDAKLIAIGNGTASRETDKLCQDLIKRHPELALQKVMVNEAGASVYSASETASKEFPDLDVTIRGAISIARRLQDPLAELVKIEPKSIGVGQYQHDVSQYQLAKNLDSVIEDCVNHVGVEVNSASAALLRRVAGLSQTLADNIVEFRNINGVFKNRESLKKVPRLGEKSFEQAAGFLRIRNGDNPLDASAVHPESYTVVTKMAASSKQEITKLIGNSEVLKQLQPKDFIDDRFGLPTVIDIIKELDKPGRDPRPDFKTANLKEGVEAISDLKPEMILEGTVTNVTNFGAFVDIGVHQDGLVHISALANRFVKDPREVVKAGDIVKVKVVEVDQARKRIALTMRLEDQPETKKPVSASVKRPTQDKSNQKSQQKPQRHKQPTPPVNNAFAAAFAKAQEKNS, encoded by the coding sequence ATGAAAAATATCACCCAGCGTATCGCCAACGAACTTCAGGTTAAAGAACAACAAGTCCATGCCGCCATCTCACTGTTGGATGAAGGCTCTACCGTTCCCTTTATTTCCCGCTATCGCAAAGAAGTTACCGGCGGGTTGGATGACAGTCAGTTGCGGACTTTGGAAGAACGTTTGGGTTATCTGCGTGAACTTGAGAATCGGCGCGACACCATCCTGAAAAGTATCGAAGAGCAAGGAAAACTCACCCCTGAACTCAGCAAAGCCATTGTCGACGCGGATACCAAAACCCGCCTGGAAGATTTATACCTGCCCTACAAACCCAAACGTCGTACCAAAGGCCAAATTGCAATCGAAGCTGGTATTGAACCGCTTGCGGACGCCCTTTTTAATAACCCTGAGCTAGACCCAAAAATTGAAGCGTTGGCTTATATCAACACCGACACAGCCTTTAAAGACTCTTTCAAAGATGAAAAAGGTGTGCTCGATGGCGCTAAATATATTTTGATGGAGCGCTTTGTCGAGCAGGCGGATTTATTGCAAGCGATACGTCAACGGCTCGCTGACGAAGGTTGTATTTACGCCAAAGTGTTCGAAGGCAAAGAAAACGAAGGTGCTAAGTTCCGCGATTATTTTGACCACAGCAGCACAATTAAAGACATCCCCTCGCACCGTGCTCTGGCGTTATTTCGCGGCGCCAAGGAAGGGATTTTGCAATTGAAACTAGACTTGCCTCACGATGAAGAATTACTGCATCCCTGCGAAGTGCTGATTGCCGAGCATTCTGGTATTGAGAATAAAAACCGCGCTGCAGACCCATGGCTGGCAGAAGTCGTGCGCTGGACCTGGCGTATTAAATTACAGCTTTCAATGGAAAATGACTTGTTTTCCGATGTCAGAAGCCGCGCCGAGGATGCCGCCATTGATGTCTTCGCGAAAAACCTTAAGGATTTATTATTAGCCGCACCTGCGGGGCAAAGAACCACTATCGGTCTCGACCCTGGCATTCGCACTGGCGTTAAAGTAGCAGTTGTGGACGGCACCGGTATGTATCTCGATTCAACCGCTATTTATCCCCATGCCCCGAAAAATCAATGGGATCAATCCATCGCAACATTAGCAACGCTGACGAAAAAGTATGACGCAAAACTAATCGCCATCGGTAACGGCACCGCCTCACGTGAGACCGACAAACTCTGTCAGGATTTAATCAAACGCCATCCCGAACTCGCTCTACAAAAAGTCATGGTCAACGAGGCTGGCGCGTCGGTATATTCCGCTTCTGAAACCGCCTCCAAGGAATTTCCTGATCTGGATGTAACGATACGTGGCGCGATCTCCATCGCCAGACGCTTACAGGATCCACTGGCAGAACTGGTAAAAATAGAGCCTAAATCCATCGGTGTTGGTCAGTACCAGCATGATGTCAGCCAATACCAACTCGCCAAAAACCTGGATTCTGTCATCGAGGATTGCGTGAACCACGTTGGTGTCGAAGTAAATTCTGCTTCCGCCGCTCTGCTCAGGCGCGTGGCCGGTCTCAGTCAAACTCTGGCCGATAATATCGTGGAATTCCGCAACATTAATGGCGTTTTCAAAAACCGTGAATCACTCAAAAAAGTTCCCCGTCTGGGCGAGAAATCCTTTGAACAGGCGGCAGGATTTTTACGCATTCGTAACGGCGACAATCCCCTTGATGCCTCCGCCGTCCACCCTGAATCCTATACGGTGGTCACTAAAATGGCAGCCAGTTCAAAACAGGAAATCACTAAGCTAATTGGTAACAGTGAAGTCTTAAAACAACTGCAACCAAAGGACTTTATCGATGACCGCTTTGGCCTGCCTACTGTCATCGACATTATCAAAGAACTCGACAAACCGGGCCGTGACCCTAGACCGGACTTCAAAACTGCCAACCTCAAAGAGGGTGTGGAAGCCATTTCCGACTTAAAACCAGAAATGATCCTGGAAGGCACCGTCACCAACGTCACCAATTTTGGCGCTTTTGTTGACATCGGCGTGCATCAAGATGGCCTAGTTCACATTTCCGCCCTGGCTAACCGTTTTGTCAAAGACCCGCGCGAAGTAGTGAAAGCGGGTGATATTGTTAAGGTTAAAGTGGTAGAAGTTGACCAGGCGCGTAAGCGTATTGCATTAACCATGCGTCTGGAGGATCAACCCGAAACTAAAAAACCAGTATCCGCTAGCGTTAAAAGACCGACACAGGACAAATCAAATCAAAAATCACAACAAAAACCACAACGACACAAACAGCCCACGCCCCCAGTAAATAATGCGTTTGCGGCAGCATTTGCTAAGGCGCAGGAGAAGAATAGCTGA
- a CDS encoding translation initiation factor Sui1, whose amino-acid sequence MQMNRSNSRLVYSTDQGRLCPQCGAAKHEGKCKEPSAPLGDGKIRIQRQTKGRKGKGVTCITGLPLNEEQLKELTRQLKKKCGSGGTVKNHIIEIQGDYKERLQEELSKLGYQAVIAGG is encoded by the coding sequence ATGCAGATGAATCGATCTAATTCCAGACTAGTCTACAGCACCGACCAGGGGCGACTTTGCCCTCAATGCGGGGCAGCCAAGCATGAGGGTAAATGTAAAGAACCATCCGCACCTTTGGGCGATGGCAAAATCCGTATTCAACGCCAAACCAAAGGTCGCAAGGGCAAAGGTGTCACCTGCATTACCGGTCTACCTCTTAACGAAGAACAACTGAAAGAACTCACCAGGCAATTGAAAAAGAAATGTGGCAGTGGTGGTACCGTCAAAAACCACATCATCGAAATCCAAGGCGATTACAAAGAGCGCTTACAGGAAGAACTCAGCAAGTTAGGTTATCAAGCCGTGATAGCTGGAGGTTAG
- a CDS encoding methyltransferase domain-containing protein: MSITSFQALACPLDGNNLLCDGASWRCAAGHSFDIARQGYTHLLPVQNKRSRDPGDSKGMVAARQRFLNAGFYQPIAAAVNQAALENLPSNASCLDAGCGEGYYLRQLAAASSDGSSLALLGLDISKWAILSAAKQYQQSNWVVASNANLPVQTNSLDRVLCIFGFPVYSEFARVLKPGGEVVQVDAGPDHLRELREIIYSSLKAETVTGAPIPEGFTQLTNQTIRYPIKLTNAKQVSDLLAMTPHFYRASSEGRARASALMALSVTVDVRLIRLGRG, from the coding sequence ATGAGTATCACTTCGTTTCAGGCATTGGCTTGCCCATTGGACGGCAACAACTTGCTTTGCGATGGGGCCTCGTGGCGCTGTGCCGCCGGGCATAGTTTCGATATCGCTCGCCAGGGATACACCCACCTGTTGCCAGTACAGAATAAACGTTCCCGCGACCCAGGTGATAGCAAGGGAATGGTTGCGGCACGGCAGCGTTTTCTCAATGCCGGTTTTTACCAACCGATTGCCGCTGCGGTGAATCAAGCAGCACTTGAAAATCTGCCCTCTAATGCGAGCTGTCTTGATGCTGGCTGTGGCGAAGGTTATTACCTGCGTCAGTTGGCAGCAGCATCCAGTGATGGGTCAAGTTTGGCATTGTTGGGTTTGGATATTTCTAAATGGGCGATCCTTTCCGCGGCCAAACAATATCAGCAATCAAATTGGGTGGTGGCGAGTAATGCTAATCTTCCTGTGCAAACAAACAGTCTAGATCGAGTGCTCTGTATTTTCGGCTTTCCCGTCTACAGCGAATTTGCTCGCGTGCTTAAACCGGGCGGAGAGGTAGTACAGGTCGACGCCGGGCCAGATCATCTAAGGGAACTGCGCGAAATAATCTACTCAAGTCTAAAGGCGGAAACGGTGACAGGTGCGCCTATACCCGAAGGCTTTACTCAGCTGACTAATCAAACTATCCGTTATCCGATAAAACTAACCAATGCGAAGCAGGTCTCCGACCTGTTGGCCATGACGCCACATTTTTACCGCGCCAGTTCCGAAGGTCGTGCAAGAGCTTCGGCGCTAATGGCATTATCGGTCACAGTAGATGTGCGACTGATACGTTTAGGACGAGGCTAA
- a CDS encoding peptidase C45 produces MNAIPLNTFPELEIFGSADDLGYQHGHQLASQIEDTIEFYARLFGRKQQDIFAMAKHFQRVIGGFKPEYTTEIEALAAAAQINPSWIYALNARSEILNSLALECTAVFFQRTGLLGQNWDWSQKMENLVRLVKLKPKTGPIIRMLTEPGIIGKIGMNSEGLGVCLNILSCAKPTRGVPIHILLRSILDSGDLREARTWIERAGAGRASNIILGFENGESLDIEFAGDEQFELPRVAVQLHTNHYLGGQVAAGGLQLESSLTRYQRAEAMAVGLIEHDLEEMKGLLTDQSAAEASICSHYHAHELLGNCGTVCTLIMDLKSRQMHLKRGNNSDGSFTRYSL; encoded by the coding sequence ATGAATGCAATCCCTTTAAATACTTTTCCGGAACTAGAAATTTTCGGCAGTGCCGATGATTTGGGCTATCAACATGGACATCAGCTCGCCAGCCAGATAGAGGACACTATCGAATTTTATGCCCGACTGTTTGGTCGTAAACAGCAGGATATTTTTGCGATGGCGAAACACTTTCAGCGTGTGATTGGCGGGTTTAAACCAGAATATACGACGGAGATTGAAGCGCTGGCGGCGGCAGCTCAAATAAATCCTTCTTGGATCTACGCGCTCAATGCCCGTAGTGAAATTCTTAACTCTTTGGCGTTGGAGTGCACGGCAGTATTTTTTCAGCGAACAGGTCTACTCGGACAAAATTGGGATTGGTCGCAGAAAATGGAAAATCTAGTTAGGCTGGTGAAGCTGAAGCCCAAGACCGGGCCAATCATCAGAATGCTAACCGAACCGGGAATCATCGGTAAGATCGGAATGAATTCCGAAGGCTTAGGTGTTTGTTTAAATATACTGTCCTGTGCTAAGCCAACCCGAGGAGTGCCAATTCATATACTGTTGCGCTCGATTTTGGATAGTGGCGATCTACGCGAAGCGCGTACTTGGATTGAGCGGGCTGGGGCCGGGCGTGCCAGTAATATTATACTTGGTTTTGAAAATGGTGAATCATTAGATATTGAGTTTGCGGGTGATGAACAATTTGAACTACCTCGCGTAGCAGTGCAACTGCATACTAACCACTATCTTGGCGGGCAGGTTGCCGCGGGAGGTTTGCAGTTGGAAAGTTCATTGACAAGATATCAGCGAGCAGAAGCAATGGCGGTAGGTTTGATCGAACATGATCTGGAGGAGATGAAAGGGTTATTAACAGACCAATCGGCTGCAGAAGCTTCGATATGTTCCCATTACCATGCGCATGAGCTGCTCGGAAATTGCGGTACCGTCTGTACGCTGATTATGGACTTGAAAAGTCGCCAGATGCACTTAAAACGGGGAAATAATAGCGACGGATCATTTACCCGTTATTCGCTCTGA
- a CDS encoding VOC family protein: MFSHIMVGANDVQESKVFYDAVLGALGYAPGVIDEKGRCFYFTDSGLFAITKPINGEPACHGNGSTIGFSATSSAAADAWHAAGLANGGVACEDPPGVRESPIGDLYLGYLRDPSGNKLCVMHRMG, from the coding sequence GTGTTCAGTCATATTATGGTTGGTGCAAACGACGTTCAAGAATCAAAGGTTTTTTACGATGCGGTTTTGGGTGCCTTGGGCTACGCGCCAGGTGTAATCGATGAAAAAGGTCGTTGTTTTTACTTCACCGACAGTGGCCTCTTTGCGATCACTAAACCAATAAATGGCGAGCCAGCCTGTCATGGTAATGGCAGCACTATTGGTTTTTCGGCAACAAGTTCAGCTGCGGCGGATGCGTGGCACGCGGCAGGTCTCGCCAATGGCGGTGTAGCATGTGAAGACCCTCCTGGGGTACGTGAGAGCCCAATCGGTGACCTATATCTCGGCTATTTACGCGACCCCTCCGGCAACAAGCTTTGCGTGATGCATAGGATGGGTTGA
- a CDS encoding phosphatidylserine/phosphatidylglycerophosphate/cardiolipin synthase family protein — protein MGESKKEDLRLEDQILGESSQLFKLSTALEFSEAALLLAQQAKRSIQIFSNDLEGPVYNHEAFINALVKVAHYHRRSMVQILVRDTSPAVKEGHRLIAMCQQFSSNVQVRCIAEDFKNNREAFLVADQVGFLFRNEYDRYLGKVNFNDAREAGKLLRLFDEAWERGSSTSGIRRLFI, from the coding sequence ATGGGAGAGTCAAAAAAAGAGGATTTGCGCTTAGAAGATCAGATTCTTGGTGAATCCAGCCAGTTATTCAAACTATCCACGGCGCTGGAGTTTAGCGAGGCGGCGCTACTGCTGGCACAGCAAGCAAAACGTAGTATTCAGATTTTTTCGAATGATCTGGAAGGTCCGGTGTATAACCATGAAGCCTTTATCAATGCCTTAGTCAAAGTGGCGCACTATCACCGTAGATCAATGGTACAGATATTGGTGCGTGACACCAGCCCAGCCGTGAAGGAAGGGCATCGCTTGATTGCCATGTGCCAGCAGTTTTCCAGCAACGTACAGGTGCGGTGTATTGCGGAAGATTTTAAAAATAATAGAGAGGCTTTTTTAGTTGCCGATCAGGTGGGTTTTTTATTCCGTAACGAATATGATCGCTACTTGGGTAAAGTGAATTTCAATGATGCCCGCGAAGCGGGCAAGCTGCTACGTTTGTTTGACGAAGCCTGGGAGCGGGGATCCTCAACGAGCGGAATTCGGCGATTGTTTATTTAG
- a CDS encoding TonB-dependent receptor, whose translation MNYKLNLFSTAIIASAVAGTYAPNLAAEELALEEIIVSAQRRDESLQEVPISVSAFTAETIKRSNITEAADYLALTPNVGFSEDGEGGSRSVNISVRGVSNITLDGIAAANSIGYYIDELSVGSVAQGTINPQLQDMERIEVLRGPQGTYYGRNAVGGALNITTKKPDGQFYFESTVSAGNFDSYGIEGIINVPISEKFMARAVFAYDESDTPIENVNSMGNDPYYEYSTARVSFRALPTDAVTLDMSITHTEEDEGGDISVPSGVVDLDTQSIFGIGPHDAIDSGQGFYPKNDDKIDRDTIELNDKEFTIINARVTWDLENMTFKSITGWLDSSFDRESDLDGVPFTFGPLPLRRVNDYQGESFSQEFRLQSAGDSNMDWTVGVFYAKDELEKTNQIQLLPDDSPSGTAVGFINNNEQEFEFEGSALFGEATWHLSNVLDLTLGGRYSRDKVSASEIDFNRGPVPVSDSETFTDFSPRVVLRYIPNDDLTFYGSVSKGYKSGGTDVTGGSRTQGAKYDSEELISYELGFKSKLADGRVSLSGAVFMLDWEDFQVQTDRLEDPNDISSAISTTQNAKEASAQGVELEMVALLAERLTWSLNLGYIDAEFDDYKNAVLKGETNGLPNIIDVSGETLPRTPELSLSTTLEYGFNIGDLDAYFRAQWSYTDETVSDIEAVGSLVGQTVNGDAFILPKYPYQIDDYQVVNLSAGLEGEQFRVSAFVKNAFEEDYYTGTSDNFGAAGIRIRPHHREFGVKFTYMIK comes from the coding sequence ATGAATTACAAACTAAATCTATTTTCTACTGCAATTATTGCGTCAGCTGTAGCCGGAACTTATGCACCGAATTTAGCGGCTGAAGAATTAGCTTTGGAAGAAATTATTGTAAGTGCGCAGAGGCGGGATGAATCTCTGCAGGAAGTCCCTATCAGTGTCTCAGCTTTTACAGCCGAAACAATAAAACGCTCGAATATTACTGAAGCTGCCGACTATCTGGCGTTAACGCCGAACGTTGGCTTCTCTGAAGATGGAGAAGGCGGTAGCAGAAGTGTCAATATCAGTGTCCGTGGTGTCAGTAATATTACTCTGGACGGCATTGCAGCAGCTAACTCCATCGGATACTACATTGATGAGCTTTCGGTGGGTAGTGTTGCGCAGGGTACAATTAATCCGCAGTTGCAGGATATGGAACGCATCGAAGTCTTACGGGGCCCGCAGGGTACCTATTACGGACGCAATGCTGTAGGTGGCGCACTGAACATCACCACCAAGAAACCGGATGGACAGTTTTATTTTGAAAGTACTGTCAGCGCTGGCAATTTTGATAGTTATGGCATTGAGGGCATTATTAACGTCCCAATTTCTGAAAAATTTATGGCGCGAGCTGTATTTGCCTATGATGAATCGGATACTCCCATTGAAAATGTAAACTCGATGGGAAATGACCCGTATTATGAATACTCGACGGCCAGGGTCTCATTTCGTGCATTACCGACTGATGCGGTTACATTGGATATGTCAATAACCCACACCGAGGAAGATGAGGGGGGTGATATCAGCGTCCCGTCCGGTGTTGTCGACCTCGATACCCAATCCATTTTTGGTATTGGGCCACATGATGCAATCGATTCAGGACAAGGGTTTTATCCGAAAAACGATGACAAAATAGATCGTGATACCATTGAGCTGAATGACAAAGAGTTTACTATCATTAACGCTCGGGTAACCTGGGATTTGGAAAACATGACATTCAAGTCCATCACTGGCTGGTTGGATAGCTCCTTCGACCGGGAGTCAGATCTGGATGGGGTTCCCTTTACCTTTGGCCCACTTCCTCTGAGACGGGTTAATGATTATCAGGGGGAATCCTTCAGCCAGGAATTTCGATTGCAATCCGCAGGCGACTCTAATATGGATTGGACTGTTGGTGTCTTCTACGCCAAAGATGAATTAGAAAAAACCAACCAAATTCAGTTGCTGCCAGATGACAGTCCGAGCGGTACAGCGGTGGGTTTCATTAATAATAACGAACAAGAATTTGAATTTGAAGGTTCCGCACTATTTGGTGAAGCGACCTGGCATCTCAGTAATGTTTTAGACCTTACGCTTGGTGGACGTTATTCTCGAGATAAAGTGTCTGCTTCTGAAATTGATTTCAACCGTGGCCCTGTGCCGGTATCTGATAGTGAGACCTTCACTGACTTCTCGCCAAGAGTGGTTCTTCGCTATATACCGAATGATGATCTGACGTTCTACGGTAGTGTTTCAAAAGGTTATAAGTCTGGTGGTACCGATGTGACAGGTGGTTCAAGGACACAAGGAGCAAAATACGACTCGGAAGAGCTGATCAGTTACGAGCTTGGGTTCAAAAGTAAACTGGCCGATGGACGTGTTAGCCTGTCAGGTGCTGTATTCATGTTAGATTGGGAGGACTTTCAAGTACAAACTGATCGTCTGGAAGACCCCAACGATATCAGTTCTGCGATCTCAACCACCCAAAATGCTAAGGAAGCCAGTGCGCAAGGAGTTGAGCTTGAAATGGTGGCATTGCTGGCGGAAAGATTAACCTGGTCCCTAAATTTAGGTTATATCGATGCGGAGTTTGACGACTATAAAAATGCAGTACTTAAAGGGGAAACCAACGGGCTTCCCAATATCATAGATGTTTCCGGAGAAACCTTGCCAAGAACCCCGGAGTTAAGTTTGAGTACCACTCTTGAATACGGCTTCAATATCGGTGATTTGGATGCGTATTTCCGTGCGCAATGGTCCTATACGGATGAAACGGTGAGTGATATCGAAGCGGTTGGTTCGCTGGTCGGTCAAACTGTTAATGGCGACGCATTCATTTTACCTAAATATCCATACCAGATTGATGATTACCAGGTTGTGAATCTGAGTGCTGGATTGGAAGGCGAACAGTTCCGTGTCTCGGCTTTCGTTAAGAATGCCTTTGAGGAAGATTATTATACTGGAACTTCGGATAATTTTGGTGCAGCTGGTATTCGAATTCGGCCTCATCATCGTGAGTTCGGAGTCAAGTTTACTTATATGATTAAGTAA
- a CDS encoding SirB2 family protein: MSYQLIKNIHLMAISLSICGFVLRGVWMMLGSKLLNQRWVRVLPHIIDTVLLSSAVAMAIKIHQYPFVHSWLTAKFVALLLYIVFGMVALSYGKTKSIRVAAFCAALLSFGYIVLVALSKTPIPF, encoded by the coding sequence ATGTCTTACCAATTGATTAAAAATATACATCTGATGGCGATCAGCCTTTCCATCTGTGGTTTTGTGTTGCGTGGCGTTTGGATGATGTTGGGTTCAAAGCTGTTAAATCAACGTTGGGTTAGGGTGCTGCCTCATATTATAGATACAGTGTTGTTGAGCAGTGCTGTCGCAATGGCAATCAAAATCCACCAGTATCCCTTTGTGCATTCCTGGCTAACCGCGAAATTTGTCGCGCTATTGCTTTATATTGTGTTCGGTATGGTGGCACTGAGTTATGGCAAAACCAAGTCGATACGAGTGGCAGCCTTTTGCGCCGCGCTACTGTCCTTTGGTTACATTGTACTGGTAGCCTTGTCGAAAACACCGATTCCGTTTTAA
- a CDS encoding phosphoribosylanthranilate isomerase yields MVNVKICGLTRFEDAKLAADLGAWGLGFIFVESSPRVCSVEQAQRICEQLPKDIEKVGVFLNEDADKVNRIVDQVGLSIAQLHGLETPEYCQQIDAPVLKAIQNFDLNDFELLDRYGCRLLMDAPRVGDEWGGTGHESDWQRARTIAARYPLFLAGNLGVHNVSQAIHAVHPLGVDLSSSVEVSPGIKNPEKLRALFRLIEELNG; encoded by the coding sequence ATGGTTAACGTCAAAATTTGCGGCCTAACGCGCTTTGAAGATGCTAAGTTGGCGGCTGATTTAGGTGCCTGGGGTCTGGGTTTTATCTTCGTGGAATCCAGTCCGCGGGTCTGCTCCGTTGAGCAAGCACAACGTATCTGTGAACAACTGCCCAAGGATATCGAAAAGGTGGGCGTGTTTCTCAATGAAGATGCGGACAAGGTTAACCGCATTGTCGATCAAGTGGGGCTGAGCATCGCCCAGCTGCACGGTTTGGAAACGCCCGAATACTGTCAACAGATTGATGCGCCGGTGCTGAAGGCGATTCAAAATTTTGACCTGAATGATTTTGAATTACTCGACCGCTACGGCTGTCGATTGTTAATGGATGCTCCGCGTGTGGGTGATGAGTGGGGCGGTACGGGCCATGAATCTGATTGGCAGCGTGCCCGCACCATCGCCGCGAGATACCCGTTATTTTTAGCGGGCAATTTAGGTGTGCATAATGTCAGCCAGGCAATTCATGCGGTGCATCCGCTGGGCGTGGATTTATCCTCCAGCGTCGAGGTCAGCCCTGGTATTAAAAATCCAGAGAAATTAAGGGCATTATTTCGCCTCATTGAAGAGCTTAATGGTTAA